In a single window of the Numenius arquata chromosome 22, bNumArq3.hap1.1, whole genome shotgun sequence genome:
- the CRTAM gene encoding cytotoxic and regulatory T-cell molecule, which yields MTFTGVLQVTALLLMQGHFPGAGSETVTLKEGEDLNLRCTLSGDEGSARQWLNPRGFAIFLNTQRALRDERYKLIHYSEDELSIQLSNITVHDEGVYKCFYYGTPFQSENKTVEVLAAPSNPVLEVSRDTEGSTTLYCYTQGCKPQPQITWLLDNGIELPGDTKHKLEADGKKWTTTSTLTVLAYGPNSTASCIARHQALGEEKLMASFRFEDLPRLVTNPAPAMLEVDTRVSENEQSTVTAAQSDLNSSTASAPSYPQHTGSEQPTVPSAVPEDPAVTNSVSTPTRQILQPHVTSTWSEVTSVAAGEEELTGSSSYHVPNGTEAALVSGNITEEELSSTEAPLPSENATMISIVTFEQDLKSEGIKKKQNNLLLPILVAALIFVLLVIVLLFIRKLKKAHGVWKRENDASEQTLESYKSKSNEDSPGHEKNGQVANQKSNVQYVTEEYVETAQKDPRDKNIAFSEKLFGCGKETNV from the exons ATGACTTTCACCGGGGTGCTGCAAGTCACGGCTCTGCTCCTGATGCAAG GGCATTTTCCAGGAGCTGGCAGTGAAACCGTAACTCTAAAGGAAGGAGAGGACCTCAATCTGCGCTGCACCCTCAGCGGTGACGAGGGTTCTGCCCGGCAGTGGTTAAACCCTCGTGGGTTTGCCATTTTTCTAAACACCCAGCGGG cTTTAAGAGATGAGAGGTACAAACTTATCCATTATTCAGAGGATGAATTATCCATCCAATTGTCTAATATAACAGTGCACGATGAAGGCGTATATAAATGCTTCTACTACGGCACTCCATTCCAAAGCGAGAACAAGACCGTTGAGGTATTAG ctgctccttctAATCCAGTACTGGAAGTATCCCGAGACACAGAAGGAAGCACTACACTGTACTGCTATACCCAAGGATGTAAACCACAGCCCCAGATTACCTGGCTGCTGGACAACGGGATAGAGCTCCCTG GTGACACTAAGCACAAGTTAGAAGCTGATGGGAAGAAATGGACCACAACCAGCACGCTGACGGTCCTCGCCTATGGGCCCAATTCGACAGCCAGCTGCATCGCCCGCCACCAAGCACTAGGAGAAGAGAAGCTGATGGCATCTTTCCGGTTTGAGGACCTCCCTAGGCTGG tgaCAAATCCTGCACCAGCAATGCTAGAGGTGGATACACGTGTCTCTGAGAACGAGCAATCTACAG tgacCGCAGCACAGTCAGATCTGAACAGCAGCACGGCCTCCGCTCCAAGCTACCCACAACATACTG GATCTGAACAACCAACCGTCCCTTCTGCAGTACCAGAGGATCCAGCAGTTACCAACTCAGTGTCAACACCAACCCGGCAAATCCTCCAACCCCATGTCACATCTACTT GGTCCGAAGTAACATCAGttgcagcaggagaggaagaaTTGACTGGTTCATCGAGTTACCATGTCCCCAATG GGACCGAAGCAGCATTAGTCAGTGGCAACATCACAGAAGAGGAACTTTCCAGCACAGAAGCCCCACTACCAAGTGAAAATGCAACTATGATTTCCATCGTCACCTTCG AGCAAGATCTGAAGTCTGAAGGcatcaaaaagaaacagaataatcTCCTGCTGCCAATCTTGGTGGCTGCTCTGATTTTCGTGCTGCTTGTCATTGTCCTGCTTTTtataagaaagctgaaaaaagctCATGGAGTGTGGAAAAGAG aaaatgaTGCTTCAGAGCAGACACTGGAGAGTTATAAATCCAAATCTAATGAAGACAGTCCAGGCCACGAGAAGAATGGACAAG TTGCCAATCAGAAGTCCAACGTGCAGTATGTAACAGAAGAATATGTGGAAACAGCGCAGAAGGATCCAAGAGACAAAAACATTGCATTCAGTGAGAAGCTGTTCGGATGTGGGAAGGAAACGAACGTATAG
- the JHY gene encoding jhy protein homolog — MNSSGTKYISVSSPRTCNMSKKRFPQSLPMQPDFHPANWKRPSVNKGGFASSPHDSQESDSESLVRERQYQLELQQRIRENEELVGLYSDELENDSLEEDSLEEGSLKEQEGAEYDTNRYAKGIQKDDGNGRKQQPVDKYFNLRYNPNWKNLKEVAEFSEAEKACQVAGGSNVDFSEDSFYLHSNGSLEEKHQQEAKSQDSFSEFGTELLSFHEPNAVVSNEPFRLNTKGEESAGGCHFKDSPGPYGSAFSLQIQKDRPQRAKKDFVEKNKRTLGLRSEKINSYLQLHSKKQEILQEQAADPKTVDEEPVQSVLPLQTLKMEPEDKWYLKSQQLKDHQNKSSQRNKMKSNQSIKGRAFTKTDSQQPPGRPAEAMSWHHRHHQIPTFQPAPMQAVEQHNSSAQHERLCQSPSVDPDTDTAANSDTCLNNFPNSRHFVNQDFTTSTYSFHPMLHKFNPAEDISPAYTIKENKKYQRDSPNGLPRDQQHLYNHATVQPFARDDSTDGQAHPNQRTISSTFNANFQELVKNQVSLQDCKRHIYADKRPSQSSVRSSPAAPCTTSQFTQAMERHHQEITRLTEAHLAERHLFSLLPPVIPQVESGLEVDPESGEGNRVKICRSNSEGYLMQMEKQNQPKVSKKPCSSKAYINLNVKLGGLGPDYEAIKEKKEKLKQQKEYAKQIKEHNMKNITSVQRLPTKPQVISLVSRQKALEYAKKIPKPKTFTARQSDDEAKEERVLPQTLNGDSLPQIASLETLQNRHEKEKQVVAAFRTLHIL, encoded by the exons ATGAATTCTTCAGGTACGAAGTACATTTCGGTTTCTTCTCCACGCACTTGCAACATGAGTAAAAAACGTTTTCCCCAAAGCCTACCCATGCAACCTGATTTTCATCCTGCAAACTGGAAAAGGCCATCTGTAAACAAAGGGGGCTTTGCCTCAAGTCCACATGACTCCCAAGAGTCTGATTCTGAAAGCCTCGTTCGGGAGAGGCAGTACCAGTTAGAACTCCAGCAGCGGATTCGTGAAAACGAAGAGCTGGTAGGACTGTATTCTGATGAGTTGGAGAATGACAGCTTAGAAGAAGACAGCTTGGAGGAGGGGAGTTTAAAAGAACAAGAAGGAGCTGAGTACGACACAAATCGATACGCAAAAGGAATACAGAAGGATGATGGTAATGGAAG gaaacaaCAGCCTGTGGACAAATATTTCAACCTAAGATACAATCCTAATTGGAAAAACTTAAAAGAGGTAGCAGAATTTTCTGAGGCAGAAAAAGCATGTCAAGTTGCTGGAGGAAGCAATGTGGACTTCTCAGAAGATTCATTTTACCTCCATTCTAATGGCTCCCTGGAAGAAAAGCATCAACAGGAGGCAAAGTCACAAGATTCATTCTCAGAGTTTGGTACAGAATTACTAAGTTTTCATGAGCCAAATGCCGTGGTCAGCAATGAACCTTTTAGGCTCAATACCAAAGGGGAGGAATCTGCAGGTGGCTGTCATTTCAAAGATAGTCCCGGTCCATATGGCAGTGCTTTTTCCCTTCAGATTCAAAAAGATCGAccacaaagagcaaaaaaagactttgtggaaaaaaataaacggACCTTAGGATTACGTTCAGAGAAGATAAACTCCTATCTTCAATTACACAGTAAAAAACAAGAAATTCTTCAAGAGCAG GCTGCAGATCCTAAAACTGTTGATGAGGAACCAGTTCAGAGTGTCCTACCACTCCAGACTCTGAAAATGGAGCCTGAAGACAAATGGTACCTGAAATCACAGCAGCTCAAG GATCACCAAAATAAGTCCTcccagagaaataaaatgaaatccaaCCAGAGTATCAAAGGGAGAGCTTTTACAAAGACTGATAGCCAACAGCCACCAGGTAGACCAGCAGAAGCAATGTCTTGGCACCACAGGCACCACCAAATACCAACATTTCAGCCTGCTCCCATGCAGGCAGTGGAGCAACACAACAGCAGCGCACAGCACGAACGCCTGTGTCAAAGTCCTTCTGTTGACCCCGACACCGATACAGCAGCAAATTCAGATACTTGCTTAAATAATTTCCCAAATTCAAGACATTTTGTTAATCAGGATTTTACCACATCTACGTATTCTTTTCATCCAATGTTACATAAATTTAACCCAGCAGAGGATATATCTCCGGCATATACCATCAAGGAGAACAAGAAATACCAGCGTGATTCTCCAAATGGACTTCCACGTGACCAGCAACATTTGTACAACCATGCCACTGTGCAGCCTTTTGCAAGAGATGACAGTACTGATGGTCAAGCACATCCAAATCAGAGGACTATTTCATCTACTTTTAATGCCAATTTTCAAGAATTGGTGAAGAATCAAGTATCACTTCAGGATTGCAAAAGACACATTTATGCGGATAAAAG GCCTTCTCAATCTTCTGTTCGCAGTTCACCAGCAGCCCCTTGTACAACCTCCCAGTTTACACAAGCAATGGAGCGACATCACCAGGAAATCACTCGTTTGACAGAAGCTCACTTAGCTGAGAGGCACTTGTTCAGCCTACTTCCACCTGTAATCCCACAGGTAGAAAGTGGTTTAGAGGTAGATCCAGAGAGTGGTGAAGGAAATCGAGTGAAAATATGCCGAAGCAACTCCGAAGGATATCTCAtgcaaatggaaaagcaaaaccagcctaAAGTCAGCAAGAAG cCATGTAGCTCAAAAGCCTACATAAATCTGAATGTGAAGCTTGGAGGCCTTGGACCTGACTATGAAGCAATCAAAGAGAAA aaAGAGAAGTTAAAGCAACAAAAGGAATATGCAAAGCAAATTAAGGAACACAATATGAAAAACATTACTTCGGTTCAGAGGTTGCCTACAAAACCCCAGGTCATATCATTAGTGTCAAGACAAAAG